The following DNA comes from Irregularibacter muris.
AATTGCCGTAGCCATACAAAAGGCTGAAGAAATTGAAAAAATTACCCGTAGATTACCAGGGTTAGATTGTGGAGCTTGTGGTTCCCCAGGATGTGCTGCTTTAGCCGAGGATATTGTAAAGGGCAATGCTTTGGAAGTGGATTGTATTTTTTTATTAAGAGAGGAAATCCAAAAACTATCAAAGGAGATGTTCGCGCTTTCTGACAAAGTGCCACCGGTTATGCAAAATAAAGAAAAAGTTAAGGAGGAGAAAAATGAAGGTTAAGGACTTATGCAAAATGCCCCAGTTTACACTACTTACATCAGAAATAGATACAGAGGAAGTAATTACTGGAGGATATTGCGGAGACTTATTAAGTTGGGTAATGGCCCATGCTCAAAAGGGAAATGCATGGATTACGGTGCAAACCCATGTAAATATTATTGCTATTGCCACTCTATTAGAACTATCCTGTATTATTGTACCCGAGGATATAGAAGTAGATGAAGATACCCTCATCAAGGCTCAACAAGAAAGCATGCCCATATTGAGAAGTCACCTTAATTCCTTTGAAATTTCAAATTTATTGTATGAAGGGGGAATTAAATAAATGAAAAAGGTCCAATGGGCCTATGATCTTCACATTCATTCAGCACTTTCACCCTGTGGAGATAATGACATGACACCAAATAATATCATAAATATGGCTCGATTAAAGGGCCTAGATATTATCGCTGTCACTGATCATAATAGTACTAAAAATTTACCCGCTCTATTTAAAATTGGAGAAAAGCAGGATCTATTGATTGTTCCAGGAATAGAGGTGACAACTAAGGAAGAGGTACATATACTGTGTTATTTTCTTACTTTAGAAGATGCTTTAAAATTTGATGATGATATAAGTAAATATTTGCCTTCTATCTCTAATGATAATGAATTGTTTGGAGAACAGTTGATTTTAAATGAAAAAGATAAGGTTGTGGGGGAAATAAAGAATTTGCTGATTAGTGCCCTAGATTTATCTGTGGACGAAATATTTTTATTGGTACAAGAAAAAAAGGGAATAGCTATTCCAGCCCATGTAGATAAAACATCCTTTAGCATGATCTCCAATCTGGGCTTTATTCCACCCCATCTACCTATTAGCACCTTGGAAGTTTCAAGAAAGGTGCATATGAATCAAAAAGAAATG
Coding sequences within:
- a CDS encoding PHP domain-containing protein, coding for MKKVQWAYDLHIHSALSPCGDNDMTPNNIINMARLKGLDIIAVTDHNSTKNLPALFKIGEKQDLLIVPGIEVTTKEEVHILCYFLTLEDALKFDDDISKYLPSISNDNELFGEQLILNEKDKVVGEIKNLLISALDLSVDEIFLLVQEKKGIAIPAHVDKTSFSMISNLGFIPPHLPISTLEVSRKVHMNQKEMKKSWKLLKDYHFIQSSDAHYLGDILERQSFIALEHLNIRELFHTMR
- a CDS encoding AraC family transcriptional regulator — its product is MKVKDLCKMPQFTLLTSEIDTEEVITGGYCGDLLSWVMAHAQKGNAWITVQTHVNIIAIATLLELSCIIVPEDIEVDEDTLIKAQQESMPILRSHLNSFEISNLLYEGGIK